In Acidisarcina polymorpha, the DNA window TTTCAGGATCTCGGCTTGCACTTCAGGATTCGCGGTATTGAGATCTGGCTGAAAATCGTAGAAGCGATGGAAGTAATATTCTCTCGCTGCATCGTCGTAGGTCCACGTCGACTTCTGTACACCCGGGAAGACTACGCCTGATGATGCATTTTTTGGCTTTTTCTTCGACCAAACATACCAGTTTCGATACTTCGAGACAGGCTCCTTTCGCGCATCCTGAAACCACGCGTGCTCATTTGATGTGTGATTCACCACCAGGTCGATCAACACTCGCAGACCTCGCTGCTTGCAGCCTTGAGTGAATTCCACAAAATCACCCAGCGTGCCGTAGCGTGGATCGACACCGTAATAGTCCGCGATATCATAGCCATCGTCCTTGAAGGGAGAAGGCTGAAACGGCATCAGCCAGATGGCTGTCACACCGATGCCTTGCAGGTAGTCCAATCTGCGCATCAGACCTTGGAAGTCGCCGACTCCATCGCCGTTCGCATCCATGAAGGTCGCAACGGACAGACAATAGATGACTGCATTCTTGTACCAGAGATCGTTAATCATCGGACAGATCCACTTCGCAAAATTGAGAGATGGGAGCAATGTTGGGATGCAGGAAACAAGCTGCTGGCAACGCGCGGTGATCTACGAAGTATATCCACGTTGCTTTCAAGATGCGAACGGCGATGGAGTCGCAACCCCCGGTGAATTCTGAACCGTCTCAATTACCTAGTTGATTTGGGCATCGACCCCATGTGGATTTCGGCCATTTACCCGTCCCCGATGGCAGACTTCAATTACGCCGTTGGTGACTATTGCAACGTTGATCCACTCTTCGGCGAAGATGCGCAGGTAATTTGCTCCGGCCGATCTTTCCAATCTCGTCCAGAGTGAAGCCTGTCTTCAACATCGCATCGACAACCAGGGCAGGCGTACGTACAGGGGCTTTAGCCGGCCTCTTTGTGGACCCGGCAGCTGCAGGCGCTCCACAATATTTCTGGAGATGCGGCGACGTTCGTTGCACCGCATGGGAGTACAGACGGACGCTCTTTCAAGCTGGGCAACAAGCCTCGAGTTCCACAGCGGTCAGAAGGACGCATGATGGAGGATACTGTTGGCGACTCCATCACCACTCGCGGCAATAGGCGATCCAATTGGAGACACCCCCATATTCATGTGCTTGAGTTGCTATGCTCAGGAGCAAGCACCATCTACAAGCCTTGTCACTTTCATACGCTCGGATGCCAGGCCAATTGATGCAATCATCGCGACGGCACTCCAGACTCATATACCGATAGGCATAGCTGTGGGCGCGAGCAAGGCATAGCTGTGGGCGAGCACCAGCAAACTCTGTGTGAGTCAGTTTATACGTTCGGAATCCAAGCCGAAACCGCAGGAGACTCGCTAGTAAAGTCGCTAACGGGGACCGGTTATACAGTTCGGGATGAGCAAGGTGTGCTTGTGGTCATCGCATCCGATTTAACTGCCTTTCAGCAGGATTTGTTAAGACACCATTTTGGTAGCTTCTCTGTGCAGAGAGGAACGACCATGGCGGGAATCGGCGCTCAGCTGACCGGAGCGCTATGGCTTAGCAGTGGACTTGCATCGGGCGTCGGCGGCTCCACGCTTTATTCCCTCTCGGCTAGTAAATACAAGCTAGATGACATCGGAGCATCTACGACGGAAGAGATAGCGAATAGGATCGTGTCATTGCCACCCTAAGGAATGTGGATGTTCAAAGCAATATATACCAGTGGAGCGTGCGAAGTGTGGTGTGTGGTGCAGCAACTCTCCTAGGCCAGGCAGAAGGTGGAGCATCGGGACAGCCCTGCTTAAGCGTCGATCGGTGAGATGTTTTGTCGAAGTAGCTTGTCTTGCAGCAGGGCTCGTAGGTGCAACCATGCCACCCCGATCGAGGTTCGATGAGTGCCTACGCCTGTTCTCGTCAGTTACGGATGGCGGATTGGCTCCGAGAAGCCTGGCTTCCCCTTCCGACTGAGCTCTTGCTTCGCAACACGTGAGCAGACTATTTGACTCTGATGACCATAGTGCGCGAACCGAAAGTGGGGCATCCTACTAAGTGAGGGAGGACATTAGCAAAATGGCGGTAATGGGAACACAAGTGTTATTCATTTCTGGCTTCGGTCCCATCGATCCCGACAGCGCTGAGAGTCGTGCGTTGTACCGGGACAGTCTGGGCATTTCTTTTATGGAGGATGCTGGCGGCTATCTCCATACGGGCGCACTTAAAGGCGCTAAACATTTCGCGCTCTGGCCCCTTTCACAGGCAGCTCAATCCTGCTTCGGCAGCGTCTCTTGGCCTGACAGCGTTCCCGTTCCGCAGGCATGGCTGGAATTCGAGGTGGACAACGTTGAGAAAGCTACAGAGGATCTGGAATCGCGGGGCTATCAGATGCTAATCAAGAACAAAACGGAACCATGGGGTCAGACGGTAAGCCGATTTCTCTCCCCGGAAGGCCTCTTGGTCGGTCTAACGCTAACGCCTGCATTGCGAGAAGACGACTGATCCTCTGTGGGAGAGGGGATGGTTTCGGTTGGCGCCCAATCGCCGAAGCACTCATCGACAATAATCACGATGAACACTTCCTTCGGGCCGGAGAGGTGGGGCAGCGAGCGGAAAAGACATGATGGGCCTGTCTGAATGCGTGATCCTGCAAGAGAAATCTGGTTGCGGAGTTGGGCTGTCTGTCGGTCAGGCTTTCTGGCAAGTCCGATGAGACGACGACAACTAGCTCTGCGACACGACGCCACATATTTCTAAGTGACAGGCCCCGTACATTAGGGGTGGTTGGGGCAGTGTTCGACTTCGCGGGAAGATTGCGAAACCGGTCGATTCCCTTAGAAGTGACGACCCATACATCGCCCTCCTTGTCCTGATAAAAGTGCTGCACTGCATCGCTTGAAAGGCCATCCGAACTACCAAAGTGATCTGCTTCCCCGTTGTAGACCCGGTAGATGCCTTGGCCCACTGTCCCAACCCAGAGCGCTTTGTTCGATCGAGAAACAACGAAGAGAACAACAGGGTTTCTGGATCGATTGGTTTTTCCAACGACAGCTCGGTACTGAAAGACACAGTAATTCTTGAGGGGCAGTAAAACTTGTGCAGCTGAATGTTACTTGTTTTTCGGAAATAGCTGCTCTAAGGGCTTTCCGATACTCTTCACTGACGCCAACCAAACCGGTCCGGCTCGCTAAAAGTTGGCCCGGAGTAGCGATGGCTTAACGCGTGCACGTCGCATCCTTGCCTTGCCATCCGCTTCCGCCCGAACCGAGTCGATAGCTCTTTCCTCATAGCCGCCAACCTTTCCGTGGCTAACCGGTCCTTGCGCGCTATCCGGGGAGCGACCAACGGAGGTGTCACCGCCATCAAGACCGCCCCGAACGCGATGCAACCCATTAGCGCGATCCAGAGAACAGGCCGAGCGATTGGATTGGTTATGGAGAATGCTCGTCCCGTTAAACCCGCCGACCAGCGCCAAGACAAGGACCGCCAATGTCGCGATAACGATTACAATCCCCGCGTAAGAGTTGGCTATTCCGTCGTCGGAGGGCCACATGGCCTGACTGGCACACATCCCGAGGAAAGAGCCAACTGTGGCTGCGACGACAACGCTGAGCCACCGCCGATTTGCGACGAGTGTCGCGAAGAGCGCCATCAGTGCAATCAGCCCAAGAAGTATCCAGCGGGAAAACTCCAAACTTTGCTCGCGGGACACCGGCCACCAGCACCAGGCCGAGCCTACCGCGGTCAAAGCAATCACGACATTATCTCGCGTCATGAGCGTTACTCAAGCGCAAGATAGCAGACATCACCATGAATCTCTGTAACGAGCAGAAGGCGCTCAGCGCTTCAACTATCGACAAAATGATGAACGGGCGGAAAACCAGAAAACAGCTGATCGGCGACTAAGAGCAGACGCAACGAGGCTCGCGATCGTTGCCTGTTGCTGTCGATGTTCCGCCATGCATCTCACCGCCTCAACGCTGGAAGTTAATTTCGACACATACAGGTGCGGTAACAGCGTTCCCCCCGAGATTGGCTGGCTTAAATCGATATTATTTGACAGCACTAATGGCATTTTCGTCGAAAGCGGGCCCAAGTGAACGTGCGACATGCACCTGTTGCGGCATCCCGTTAGTGTCCAGGGGCAAAGCAACGGTCACGATTCCGGAGAATTCCCGATCAGGGATCCCTAAGGGAAATTTAGGGGCCACTGAGTGAATGACTTTTGGCGGAGAAATGGAACCCACGTCTGGCTGTTGAACCTTTAAATCCGAGATCAAGGTTGAATGATAATCGTGGGAATCCAAGAAGCTCGGTGGCAATCATCTAAAGGCGATTGAGCCTGGAGGGTGGCATTGTCCAAACAGCTCAGCAGAAAGGCGAGTGTCATTCCCAGCAGTGCGACATTCCGCGGACGTCTCAAACTCAAAGCGGAGTGAAAGTTCGGCATAGGGTGTTAAGCCCTGTTCTCGACAGCTGACATAAAACTACGTGAATACTAGGGAACTCGCTCTATTCGCTGCGCAACGACTTCACGGGTTCGGTGGCGGCTGCACGGCGGGCCGGGATCCAGGCTGACCTATCTGCATTCGACGAATCCAGCGCAAGTGCTTAGAAACACGAGACCGGTTGATCGTCGGCGTACGGTTTATAACGATTGGCGTGAGAACCCCCACTTCCTAGAGTTAGTCTTCATCCAGTTCGAAGAACAACTTAGAAAGACTGACCCATATCGCAGTGTTGGGAACCTCGAGCCTCTCGCTGGCAATCCAGGATGAGCCGACACACTGACGCCCAGTCCTTGACCCTGGATCAATAATCCATAC includes these proteins:
- a CDS encoding alpha-amylase family glycosyl hydrolase, with the protein product MWISAIYPSPMADFNYAVGDYCNVDPLFGEDAQVICSGRSFQSRPE
- a CDS encoding VOC family protein, with the translated sequence MAVMGTQVLFISGFGPIDPDSAESRALYRDSLGISFMEDAGGYLHTGALKGAKHFALWPLSQAAQSCFGSVSWPDSVPVPQAWLEFEVDNVEKATEDLESRGYQMLIKNKTEPWGQTVSRFLSPEGLLVGLTLTPALREDD
- a CDS encoding energy transducer TonB — encoded protein: MGSISPPKVIHSVAPKFPLGIPDREFSGIVTVALPLDTNGMPQQVHVARSLGPAFDENAISAVK